Within the Paenibacillus sp. AN1007 genome, the region CCACCAGCTGCAGAACGCTGGAGACAGTGGGAAGTAAGTTTGAAGATGGCATACTGCAGGAAAGCAGCGGCTGGACGAGTATTTTTATCTATCCCGGATACTCCTTCAAAGTCATTGACGGAATGCTTACCAACTTTCACCTGCCAAAATCCACACTAGTGATGCTTGTTAGTGCACTTGCAGGGCGAGAACATATTATGCGCGCCTATGAGGAAGCGATCAAAGAGAAATACCGTTTCTTCAGTTTTGGGGATGCGATGCTGATTTATTAATAAACGATTAACTTTTAGAGGATGATTATAACCAATGGCAGCAATTACGTACGAACATATCAAAACGTGTAAACAATCCGGTGCGCGTCTGGGACGGGTACATACACCTCATGGAGTTATTGAGACACCAACCTTCATGCCGGTAGGTACGCAGGCAACGGTAAAAACGATGAGTCCTGAAGAGTTGAAAGAAATGGATGCTCAGATTATTCTGAGCAATACCTATCACTTGTTCCTAAGGCCCGGACATGAAATTATTCGTCAGGCTGGTGGGCTGCACAAATTTATGAACTGGGATCGACCGATTCTGACAGATAGTGGTGGATTTCAAGTGTTTTCCCTCAGTGAGATGCGTAAGATTACGGAAGAAGGCGTACACTTCCGTTCCCATCTGAACGGAGACAAAAAGTTTCTTTCCCCGGAAGTAGCCATGGAAATTCAGAACGCACTGGGATCGGATATCATGATGGCTTTTGATGAATGTCCTCCATATCCAGCTGAATATGAATACGTTAAGAAGTCGCTTGAAAGAACGAGCCGCTGGGCAGAGCGCTGTCTTGAAAGTCATGCTCGTCCGCATGATCAAGGTTTGTTCGCCATCGTACAGGGAGGCATGCATGAGGACCTTCGTCGTCAAAGCGCGGCTGATTTGACTTCCATGGATTTCCCGGGGTATGCTATTGGTGGACTGAGTGTTGGAGAACCGAAACATTTGATGTATGGTGTATTGGACTATACAGTGCCTTTGCTGCCTTCCAATAAACCGCGCTATTTGATGGGGGTAGGTTCACCCGATGCATTGATTGAGGGATCGATTCGTGGAGTGGACATGTTTGACTGCGTGCTGCCGACCCGAATTGCCCGTAACGGAACAACGATGACAAGCCAAGGACGTCTGGTCGTTCGCAATGCCAAGTTTGCAACCGATTTTGGGCCGCTTGACCCGGAATGTGACTGCTACACTTGCCGCAACTATTCCAGAGCTTATCTGCGCCATCTGATCAAAGCAGATGAAACATTTGGCTTGCGTCTGACAACGATCCATAATCTTCATTTCCTACAGAACTTAATGCGCAATGTGCGCAAAGCCATAATGGAAGATCGTTTGCTTGATTTCCGGGATGAATTTTTCGATCAATATGGTCTGCATGATAATGACAAAGGTTTCTGATTAAAGGTTTTTGCGGAACCGATGCAACAAGCAATATCTGTATGTATAGTCGATAAGGGGGAGTTTTGATGTTTCAAGCTATGACTGCTCAAGCTGCAAATCCTGGTGGTGGAATTTTTTCGTTGATCGTACCTTTGGTACTGATGGTCGCCATTTTCTACTTCCTGATGATTCGTCCACAGAACAAAAAACAAAAGGCTCGTAATGCGATGCTGGGTCAGCTGAAAAAAGGCGACAAAATTGTTACGATCGGTGGTCTTCACGGTACGATTGCTGAAATTACAGAGGACATCGTGGTACTGCGTGTAAACGATGTTACCAAGCTTACGTTTGATCGTAATGCGATCAGCAGTGCTGTAAGTCGTGAAACGGCTGAATAATCGAATATATATTGAGAATATGCACCCGCATATTCCCGAACAGAGAATCGGATCTGAGCAGATCCGATTCTCTTTTTTTTATGGCTTTAGCCAGTTGAGTGCGTGAAACGCGCGAAACAAAAAACCACCCGCTATGCGGGTGGAGGGATGAAGGGTTTGACCATTATGACCATTCCAATACAATTGAGATGTTCAGGCTCAAAAAGAAAGGAATGGTCATTCATGGCAACCAAGAGCTACAGCCTAGCTCACACAAAGTGGATGTGTAAGTACCACATTGTGTTCACCCCGAAGTATAGACGGAAAGAAATCTATAATCAAGTGAGAAGAGATTTAATCGAAATCTTTAAACGTTTGTGCAAGTACAAAGGAGTCGAAATCATAGAAGGTCACATGATGCCCGATCATGTCCATATGTTAGTAGCCATCCCTCCAAAAATTGCGGTCTCCACGTTTATGGGATATCTAAAGGGAAAAAGTTCGCTCAAGATCTTCGAAAAACATGCCCAGCTTAAGTATAAATACGGAAATCGAAAATTTTGGGCCGAAGGGTACTATGTGAGCACAGTGGGTCTAAATGAAGCAACCGTAAGAAAGTATATTCGTGAGCAAGAAGCACATGATCAGGCGGTAGATAAGCTGAGTGTAAAAGAATACGAAGATCCATTCAGCAGTAATCGAAGCAAAAAGAAGTAAAACCAGTTTACTGGTAAGTGAAAGAGACAAATTACACTGAGCCTGAACAGCCCTGCTGTCAGGCTAGCGTCTTTAGGCGCAGTTTGGCAACAGGGGGTTATACCCCAAGAGCAAACCACCCGTTGGACGGGTGGTCCTGATTATGGGAGTTGATCACGATTAACGCTGTGTATTGACACCAAAGATACCGCCTAGAGCTGAGAGCAGAAAGGCACTAAGCAGCTGTAAGCTGTCCTTCCAGTTAAAAGAAGCGTCAAGGGCCAGAAATCCAATAAGCAGCACGAGGAGCCCATAAACGATGCCTGTAACTCCGCCATAATACCATCCCTTCTCACCAGACCGTTTCCCCGCAATGAAACCGCCAATGAGCAGTGACAAACCATGAACGACATAGGTATAGGTAGATAGCTCCTGTTCCCGTAAGCCGCTCATCCACAAGAAGAAAGAAAGAACTAACGCTCCAATAAACATCCAGACAAAAGCATGGCAGAGACCAGACAGAATCGGATTGGACATCCGAAATGAGAACAAGCGGCGAATCAATTGCATGAAGCAACCCCCTTGTACAAGTTTGAAATTATTACAGTGTATGGTCAAGCCTTCTCACTTATGAACTGATTTCCATTAAATGAACGGTTTATTTCTGCATGAGCATTTCAGGTTCAGGTCAAAATAGGGATTGCACTTAAAATATCCCCAGATGCTGAAATTCGAAGGAGGTCCTGTTATGAATTTCACGGATATCGGCCCCCATGTTTACCGAACCGTACTCATGTATTTTCTGGTCTATTGTGCGATTCGTGTTATGGGCAAACGTGAGATCGGCAAGCTGTCCATGTTTGATCTGGTCGTGTCGATTATGCTCGCTGAAATGGCTGCTTTTGTCATTGAGGATATTAAAAAACCGCTCTCTCATGGTATAGCTCCGATGCTGACGGTAATTGTTATGCAGATTGGGATGGCCTATGTTGGCTTGAAAAGTAGAAAGCTTCGCTTGATGATTGATGGGAAACCTACGGTGTTAATCTCTAAAGGTAAACTTCATCGGGATGAAATGCGGAAACAGCGTTATAATTTGGATGATCTGCTCCTCCAGCTGCGTGAACAGAACATAGACAGCATAGGTGATGTAGATTTTGCGCTTCTGGAGACGACGGGCAAATTAACCGTTTTTCCAAAAGATCAAAGTTCCGAAGGCACTTCTTCCGGGTCAGGTTCAGGTTCCAGCAGCTCATCTTCACGAAAAAAAAATCATATTCACTTGAAAGGTTTCCCCGACATCAAATATGAGGGCCTGCCTGTACCGCTAATTATGGATGGGAAAGTGCAGGATGAGAATCTGGAAATGATTGAGAAAACACGTTTCTGGTTGAAAAATCAAATTCAGCAAAAAGGCATCATGGATTTCAAAGATGTGTTTATTTGCTCAATTGACCACAATGGCAAGTTATATATCAGCCCTCGCGAGGACAAAAAGTAAATTACTTGCGGCGTTTAAACCATGAACCAATGAGCGGAGCACGGGATAAATCATGGAAGTCAATCATTTTGGTGATGCCCATAATGAGAAAATAAACGAGTAAACCTGTCGCTGGGGCTAGGATCATTCGCAGCCAAAATGGAAGAAGGGCAGCTGTGTGCTCGTAGACGAGAAGGGTCGCTGCACCCATAATGAACATGCCGGCTCCTGTTTTGACCCAATCCATCAACTTAAATCGGAAATTTAACAGCTGACGTACACTTCGCGCATGTAATAAGGTCACAATCATGGAATTAATACAGATGGCAATGACAGCACCAAAAATACCATATTCGGGCTGCGAAGCCAGCATCAGAATTAAAGAGATTTTGATGACAGCGCCAATAAATGTATTCAGCAAAGCTTTACCTGGACGATCAAGTGCCTGCAGCGCTGCCTGCAGCGGGGCTTGAATATAGATAAATAAAGCAAAAGGTGCCATCAGTTTCAGCATGCTTCCAATCGATGCATCATCATAGAGCAGCAGACACATCGGTTCGGCAAGCACATACATAAATACAGAAAACGGTGCACCAGTGACCAAAGCAAGCCGCAGAGCCTGATGCATTCTTTTATGAATGAGCGCACGATCACCCCGGGCAGCAGCTTCAGACAAAGACGGGACGAGTGATGTCGCAAGAGATGAGGTCAGCGCACCAGGAAGCAGCAGTAACGGGATGACCATCCCCTGTAATGCACCATATTGAGCTGTAGCGAGCCCTTTGGCGATACCGGCAATAGCAAGACTCTGGGCTGTTACGATTGTCTCAGCGAGGTAGGATAGAGAGCCAACAAGACGACCTGCTGTAACAGGGACAGATATAGCCAGCAAACGGCGGATTAATCCTCTTTGGGCATGATTCTTCCCCTCAGACAGCTCTGCTTCTGTTAACAAACTGGATTCCGGTTTCACTGACTTGGATGAAGGAGAGGGCTCCTGTTCTATTTTTATAGAAAGGGGCAGCTCTTTTTTGATTTTGCATAATTCCACAGTAGAATCAGCATTCCACCCAGCTCCCCGACCATTGCCCCCAGCATTGCGCCGGCCGCCGCATGTTCAATTCCTTTAGGAAGCAGCAGCCAGGCAAACCAGATCACACAAATGATGCGGATAATTGTTTCTGTAATAGACGAAATCGCTGTTGGCATCATGTTCTGCCTGCCTTGGAAATAACCTCTGTATACAGCGGAAACAGCGATGATAGCAATCATAGGACTCATGCTGACAAACGTATGATATACCCGTTCATCGGTGAGAACATACTGAGTGATCCAAGGGGCAAACAGAATGCAAAGAAACATAAAAACGACACCGAGAGTGAGTGTGAAACTGAGGCTTATCTGTAAAATACGCTGGGGCGAATAACGATTGGCACCCGTTTCGGCTTCCGCAACAAGTTTGGCTACGGCTAACGGAATCCCTCCGGTAATCAGCGTCACCAGCACGATGAAAAAGGGATAGCTCAGCTGATAGATGCCAACACCTTCTGCGCCGATCACTCGAGGCAGTGCGATACGCGGAATGAAGCCCAGAATACGGTTGATAATGCCTGCCGCGAGCAGAATCATGGCCCCCTGAATAAATGTCTGTTTCTTCAAAACTACCCCTCTTTCCCGGTTGAAGGTACAGGTTATCCTCATTGAAAGTACTGGTTATCCTCATTAATGGGACAAAGCCGTTGTACTTCATCCTATGCTGGCCTTTCATCATCTCATGACAACTTGGACACGATTAACAAAAAGAACCATATCCAGCAAGAAGGAATATGATCGGGGAAGGTCGAATGATGTAGTACTGATGCCGCATAAAGGCTTGTAAGCACGAAGGGAGGCTCCCCGCTTGGAAGAAATGAATGATGTGGAGTTGGAACAGTCCATAGAGATACTCTGCCGAAGCAAGGCAGAAGAATTAAGGCTTGTCGGTTACGAATATGTCACCAGCAAAGATGTTTGGAATTGCGTCAGTCATAAATACGAAAAACAGGGTATTCCACCGCTTCATCAACTGGTGAACGACATATTGTCACTGAAAGCAACAAGCTTTATGAACTTTATGACCGTGTCTGCATACCGGGGGTCCTCTTTCTAGACGAAAGGGATCTTTTTTGTTGAAAATTGACTGCTTTTTACGGCATCGCTATAATAGGAATATTGAGAACGAAAGGGGATCTAGGAACGGCATGAAAAGAATTATCAGTTTCATTCTGGTCGTGCTTGTCACCACAGGGGTTATGGTGGGTACAAGCCCGGAACTGCTCAAAAATATACGCTTGGGCCTTGATTTAAAAGGAGGCTATGAAATCCTGTATGAAGCAGAACCGCTCGATTCAGGGCAGCAGGTGAACAAAGCCTCCTTGGTGCAAACTGCCAAAAGCCTCGAAAGCCGTGCCAATGCACTCGGAACAAGTGAGCCGGAAGTAACCACGGAAGGAAGTAACCGCATCCGGTTGAAATTGGCAGGTGTTACGGATGAGGCGGAGGTTAGAGCCAAAATGAAAGAACCTGCGGTTCTGACTTTCCGTAGTAAAGCTCCGGGTGACAAAGACGGGGAGTTCAGTAAAATTGAGCTTCGCGGTAATGAGTTTGTCGAAAATGCGGCCAAGGTTGTCTTCACTCAATTAAATGAGCCGATGATTGACATTAAAGTAAAGGATAAAGCGAAATTCTCTGAAATCACCAAACGTTTGATCAATAAACCCCTTGCTATTTATCTGGATGATCAGCTGCTTTCAGCACCAGAAGTTAGGCAGCAATTGACCGACGGATCTGCTCAAATCTCAGGTTCTTACACGCGAGAAGAAGCAAATCAGCTCCGTGATACCATTAACCTGGGTGCACTGCCATTGAAACTTACGGAGAAATACTCCCAGAGCGTAGGAGCAACCCTCGGTAAATTGTCTCTGGATCAAACGATCAAAGCAGGCTTGATTGGCTCTGTTATCATCCTGATTTTCATGATTGGACTGTATCGCATACCGGGTATCATCGCGAGCTTTGCACTGATTACTCATACGTGGTTAGTGCTTGCGATTTTCTATTTGGGCGAATTCGTGCTCACCCTACCAGGTATTGCGGCTTTCATTCTAGGGATAGGTATGGCGGTGGATGCCAACATCATTACGTATGAACGGATTAAAGAAGAGATGCGCAGCGGCAAATCAATCTTGTCGTCCGTCAAGGCGGGAAGCAAACATTCATTCCGTACAATTATCGATTCTAATATTACGACGATTATTGCTGCGGCTGTAATGTTTTTCCTCGGTACCGGTGCGGTTAAAGGTTTTGCACTCGTACTGATTTTCGACATTGTGACCAGTATCATCACGAATATTTTCTTCTCCCGCTTCTTGTTGACCCTGCTTGTACGGGGGAACGTAGTCAAGAAGCCTAAGTACTTCGGAGTGAAGGAGAGTGAAATTCGTGCGCTTTAATTGGAATTATGATTATGTAAAAGGCAGTAAGATTGCCTATATTTTCTCGATTATTCTTACCGTTACGGGAATTGTCAGTATCCTCGCATTGGGATTGAACTACGCTGTTGATTTCCGTGCAGGTTCCAACGTTGATATTACGGTATCCAAAGCTATCAGCACAGAGCAAGTTAATCCGATCATCAAGGATATGGGTGTCAATGAAGGTGATGTACACATCACACCAGGCGCAGATCGGGTAAATGTTCGTTTCTCCAATGTATTGGACGAAAAACAGGAAAGCAAATTCAAACAAGAGTTCAGCAAGCTGGATGCAACTGCTTCCTACGATGTCAATACAGTAGATCCAGAGATGGCTAAGGAATTGGAGCGCAATGCGATTTATGCCGTTCTTATCGCAAGTATCGGGATTATGATCTATGTGGCCATTCGTTTTGAATGGCGCTTCGGTCTTGCAGCCGTTATTGCACTCTTCCATGATGCATTTGTTGTTATCAGTGTATTCTCCATTTTCCGTCTGGAAGTGGATCTGACCTTTATTACAGCGGTTCTGACGATCGTTGGTTTCTCGATTAACGATACCATCGTTATTTTTGACCGAATTCGGGAAAATCTGCGTTTTGCCAAAAAGACAAGCAAAGCCGATTTGCGTGAGGTCGTCAATCACAGTCTGGCTCAAACCATGACCCGTTCCTTAAATACAACGTTCACGGTATTTGCTGCTTCAATCTGTTTGTTTATTTTTGGGGGAGAGTCCATTCGCATGTTCTCACTTGCCATGGTAATCGGAACTTTGTTCGGTGCCTATTCTTCAATCTTCATCGCTGCTCCGCTCTGGCTTGTGCTCAAAGGCAAACAAATTAGCAAACCAAAAACAGCAGCTGCGAAAACAACTAATTAAACATCGGAATGTAAAGCCGCGTCTGCCAGGCGCGGTTTTGCAGCGTTAAGTACAGAATGAAGGGGGAATCAACATGACAAGAGCACCTGGCCCGTCTGCACATGCGGCTGCATGGAGCGGGATCGTCGGAAACATGGCACTTGCAGTCATCAAAACAGGAGTAGGATACATGGCAAACAGCAAATCTTTGCTTGCTGATGGCTTGTACTCTGCTTCTGAAGCTGCCTCTTCCTTGGTTGGTCTTTTTCCCTCAAGGTCTGTACATTCCAAAAGTAAAGTTCATAAGGAGCGTCTCAAGGAACATGCACGGGCTGCGAAACCCGGTATGACGGTGCTGTTAGCAGTGCTTATTCTGATGGGTGGCCTACAGCTGGCAATCTCGGCGTTAAGTAGTTTATCTAGTGGTGAACTCGCTGCACCAGGAAAGTCTGTACTTTTGGTCGCTGTTGCGGCACTGGCTGTAAAAGAAGCCATATTTCAGTTCCAGTACCGATACTTCCGTAAACGAAATCAGTCTCTAGCAATGTCGTATGCACTGCAGCATCGGCGTGCGCTGTATTGTTCGCTTACCGTTTTAATCGGCATCATTGGCGCCATGGCGGGTGAAGAAACGGGTCTAGGTCTGCTTCTCTATCTTGATCCCGCCGCTGCCCTCATCGCTTCTGGCTTTATCTTGTATAAAGGGTACAGAATGATTGTAGATACGGTGTATGGTTCCCTGATTCAAGAACTGGAGCAGGAGGATGCCGCTGATTACAAGGAAACCGTACAGCGGGTATACGGCATTATCACGATTGAACATCTCGTTGCTCGCGAACAGGAACATGATGTTACCATTGAACTGACTATTAGTGTGAATCCGAGAATCTCCATTCTGGAGGCGCAGGAAATCGCGAATCGGGCCAAGACCTTGTTATTAACACGTTTCAGTCATGTCAAAGAAGTTCAGATCCAGGCTGTACCTTATGATCCCGGATATCCTTATAAATCCAATCATGAACTGCCCGATCATGAAGCGACATTAATTCAGTAATGGCGCGCGCGGATCTTGCAGGTCAGGAAAGGAGCGTTATCATTGCTTTATTCGCAATATCAGTGGAATACACCACATATTAATCTGGAGGCGGCTGCGGGACTTTCGCAGGCGCTTTCCGTTTCCCCTCTCGTTGGACGTTTGCTTGCAAGCCGAGGTGTGCACAATGAAAAGGAGGCAGAACGATTTTTGCATCCTGACTTGAATCAGATGCATGATCCGTATCTGCTGCTGGGCATGAGTGAAGCGATTCCTCGAATTAAGCAGGCATTGGAACGGGAAGAACATATTTTAATTTATGGAGATTATGACGCAGATGGAGTATCCAGTACGTCACTTATGATACATCTGATGCGTCATTTGGGAGCTTCATATGATATCTATATCCCTCACCGCTCGAACGAGGGGTATGGTCTTCATAACCATGCCTTGGATTGGGCGCATCAGCAAGGAGTTACTTTGATTATTACCGTCGATACCGGAATTAGCGCTGTAGAACAGATTGCGTACGCTGCATCACTGGGCATCGAAGTCATTGTGACAGATCACCATGAACCTCCTGAAGTATTACCCGAGGCCTATGCATTAATTAATCCGAAACTGCCGGGCTGCCCGTATCCATTTAAGGGTTTGGCGGGAGCAGGTGTAGCTTTGAAAGTTGCACAGGCCCTGATCGGTGAAGTGCCGGGTGAATGGATGGAAATCGCCGCCATTGGGACAGTAGCGGATCTGATGCCGCTTGAAGGCGAGAACCGCGTAATTGTTAGTTATGGTATAGAATCCATGCGCGGTTCGAAACTGCCAGGGGTTAGTGCCTTGCTGGAGATTAGTGGTGTGGATCAAAGTCAAGTGACATCAATTAATATTGCCTTTGCCATGGCTCCACGGATTAATGCCAGCGGTCGGTTGGATCATGCCGGAAGAGCAGTATCACTGCTCACAACTGAAAACCTGGATGAGGCCCATACCCTTGCGGGACAGCTGGATCTGCTGAATCGGGAGCGACAGCAAGTCGTTGAGGGCATACTACAGGAAGCCACAATGCAGTTAGAACAGAAAATTGAGCAGCGTTCCGGTTCCGTGCCGGATGTGATCGTACTGGCTGGTGAAGGCTGGAATGTGGGCGTGGTTGGTATTGTCGCTTCCAAATTGCTGGATCGGTATTACAGACCCACACTGATTCTGGGTATCGACCCGGAAAGCGGCGTTTGTAAAGGCTCTGCACGTTCAATTGAAGGTCTGGATATCTATGAGGCACTTACAGCGAACAAACATTTCATGGATCATTATGGAGGACATCCTGCAGCAGCTGGAATGACTCTTCATCGTGATCAGTTGGAAGAACTTGAATCAGGTTTGAACGAATTTGCCGCAGCTGTGCTGACGGAGGAAGACTTTGTTCCGCAGCGGCAGGCTGATGATGAATGCA harbors:
- the secF gene encoding protein translocase subunit SecF: MRFNWNYDYVKGSKIAYIFSIILTVTGIVSILALGLNYAVDFRAGSNVDITVSKAISTEQVNPIIKDMGVNEGDVHITPGADRVNVRFSNVLDEKQESKFKQEFSKLDATASYDVNTVDPEMAKELERNAIYAVLIASIGIMIYVAIRFEWRFGLAAVIALFHDAFVVISVFSIFRLEVDLTFITAVLTIVGFSINDTIVIFDRIRENLRFAKKTSKADLREVVNHSLAQTMTRSLNTTFTVFAASICLFIFGGESIRMFSLAMVIGTLFGAYSSIFIAAPLWLVLKGKQISKPKTAAAKTTN
- the tnpA gene encoding IS200/IS605 family transposase; this encodes MATKSYSLAHTKWMCKYHIVFTPKYRRKEIYNQVRRDLIEIFKRLCKYKGVEIIEGHMMPDHVHMLVAIPPKIAVSTFMGYLKGKSSLKIFEKHAQLKYKYGNRKFWAEGYYVSTVGLNEATVRKYIREQEAHDQAVDKLSVKEYEDPFSSNRSKKK
- a CDS encoding cation diffusion facilitator family transporter, which gives rise to MTRAPGPSAHAAAWSGIVGNMALAVIKTGVGYMANSKSLLADGLYSASEAASSLVGLFPSRSVHSKSKVHKERLKEHARAAKPGMTVLLAVLILMGGLQLAISALSSLSSGELAAPGKSVLLVAVAALAVKEAIFQFQYRYFRKRNQSLAMSYALQHRRALYCSLTVLIGIIGAMAGEETGLGLLLYLDPAAALIASGFILYKGYRMIVDTVYGSLIQELEQEDAADYKETVQRVYGIITIEHLVAREQEHDVTIELTISVNPRISILEAQEIANRAKTLLLTRFSHVKEVQIQAVPYDPGYPYKSNHELPDHEATLIQ
- the yajC gene encoding preprotein translocase subunit YajC yields the protein MFQAMTAQAANPGGGIFSLIVPLVLMVAIFYFLMIRPQNKKQKARNAMLGQLKKGDKIVTIGGLHGTIAEITEDIVVLRVNDVTKLTFDRNAISSAVSRETAE
- a CDS encoding TIGR04086 family membrane protein, whose amino-acid sequence is MQLIRRLFSFRMSNPILSGLCHAFVWMFIGALVLSFFLWMSGLREQELSTYTYVVHGLSLLIGGFIAGKRSGEKGWYYGGVTGIVYGLLVLLIGFLALDASFNWKDSLQLLSAFLLSALGGIFGVNTQR
- a CDS encoding DUF421 domain-containing protein; amino-acid sequence: MNFTDIGPHVYRTVLMYFLVYCAIRVMGKREIGKLSMFDLVVSIMLAEMAAFVIEDIKKPLSHGIAPMLTVIVMQIGMAYVGLKSRKLRLMIDGKPTVLISKGKLHRDEMRKQRYNLDDLLLQLREQNIDSIGDVDFALLETTGKLTVFPKDQSSEGTSSGSGSGSSSSSSRKKNHIHLKGFPDIKYEGLPVPLIMDGKVQDENLEMIEKTRFWLKNQIQQKGIMDFKDVFICSIDHNGKLYISPREDKK
- the secD gene encoding protein translocase subunit SecD, whose amino-acid sequence is MKRIISFILVVLVTTGVMVGTSPELLKNIRLGLDLKGGYEILYEAEPLDSGQQVNKASLVQTAKSLESRANALGTSEPEVTTEGSNRIRLKLAGVTDEAEVRAKMKEPAVLTFRSKAPGDKDGEFSKIELRGNEFVENAAKVVFTQLNEPMIDIKVKDKAKFSEITKRLINKPLAIYLDDQLLSAPEVRQQLTDGSAQISGSYTREEANQLRDTINLGALPLKLTEKYSQSVGATLGKLSLDQTIKAGLIGSVIILIFMIGLYRIPGIIASFALITHTWLVLAIFYLGEFVLTLPGIAAFILGIGMAVDANIITYERIKEEMRSGKSILSSVKAGSKHSFRTIIDSNITTIIAAAVMFFLGTGAVKGFALVLIFDIVTSIITNIFFSRFLLTLLVRGNVVKKPKYFGVKESEIRAL
- a CDS encoding post-transcriptional regulator produces the protein MNDVELEQSIEILCRSKAEELRLVGYEYVTSKDVWNCVSHKYEKQGIPPLHQLVNDILSLKATSFMNFMTVSAYRGSSF
- the tgt gene encoding tRNA guanosine(34) transglycosylase Tgt produces the protein MAAITYEHIKTCKQSGARLGRVHTPHGVIETPTFMPVGTQATVKTMSPEELKEMDAQIILSNTYHLFLRPGHEIIRQAGGLHKFMNWDRPILTDSGGFQVFSLSEMRKITEEGVHFRSHLNGDKKFLSPEVAMEIQNALGSDIMMAFDECPPYPAEYEYVKKSLERTSRWAERCLESHARPHDQGLFAIVQGGMHEDLRRQSAADLTSMDFPGYAIGGLSVGEPKHLMYGVLDYTVPLLPSNKPRYLMGVGSPDALIEGSIRGVDMFDCVLPTRIARNGTTMTSQGRLVVRNAKFATDFGPLDPECDCYTCRNYSRAYLRHLIKADETFGLRLTTIHNLHFLQNLMRNVRKAIMEDRLLDFRDEFFDQYGLHDNDKGF
- the recJ gene encoding single-stranded-DNA-specific exonuclease RecJ, with translation MLYSQYQWNTPHINLEAAAGLSQALSVSPLVGRLLASRGVHNEKEAERFLHPDLNQMHDPYLLLGMSEAIPRIKQALEREEHILIYGDYDADGVSSTSLMIHLMRHLGASYDIYIPHRSNEGYGLHNHALDWAHQQGVTLIITVDTGISAVEQIAYAASLGIEVIVTDHHEPPEVLPEAYALINPKLPGCPYPFKGLAGAGVALKVAQALIGEVPGEWMEIAAIGTVADLMPLEGENRVIVSYGIESMRGSKLPGVSALLEISGVDQSQVTSINIAFAMAPRINASGRLDHAGRAVSLLTTENLDEAHTLAGQLDLLNRERQQVVEGILQEATMQLEQKIEQRSGSVPDVIVLAGEGWNVGVVGIVASKLLDRYYRPTLILGIDPESGVCKGSARSIEGLDIYEALTANKHFMDHYGGHPAAAGMTLHRDQLEELESGLNEFAAAVLTEEDFVPQRQADDECSISDVPLKVIQEIDRLQPFGMSNPSPRFVLRNVTIKEIRTMGREKRHLKLVLEQDGQQLEAVAFGKGALAEFLTAGSVIDVMGELSINEWNGMRKPQMMLQDIHVPGAQVFDMRGHADPVNAMRHFLSTLDVHLRYKAGSIGAIVRNEANVSEGNSLYEPCLWVYDRKVGLFPCNAAAEQYGQEQVRTLFVFDTPETPEQLDAMLALFSGAENIILLHGSGSLRDRLQMPSRELFKRIYMLVFKWKAEPVDEQEITPVLSRQCGCSARMITMMLDVFEELSFISREDGKITVMDNPPKRDLTSARQYQALEHMAETEQVMLDASTPQLTQWMISRMKGVS